A genomic segment from Triticum dicoccoides isolate Atlit2015 ecotype Zavitan chromosome 1A, WEW_v2.0, whole genome shotgun sequence encodes:
- the LOC119274222 gene encoding tobamovirus multiplication protein 3-like encodes MGRLFAVDAAAASSAAAAAALNGAVDWWKDVNDSPMWQDRIFHALAVLYGIVSVVALVQLIRIECRVPEYGWTTQKVFHFLNFIVNGVRAIVFVLRRNVQLIQPEILQHVVLDMPGLAFFTTYALLVLFWAEIYYQARAMSTDGLRPTFYWINGVVYAIQIILWLVLWWKPVRIMVILSKMFFAGVSLFAAFGFLLYGGRLFLMLQRFPVESKGRRKKLQEVGYVTTICFTCFLIRCVMMCLNAFDKAADLDVLSHPILNFFYYLLVEIVPSAMVLFILRKLPPKRGITQYHPIH; translated from the exons ATGGGGCGGTTGTTTGCGGTGGACGCCGCGGCGGCCTCGTcggccgcggccgcggcggcgctgaacggcgcggTGGACTGGTGGAAAGACGTGAACGACTCGCCGATGTGGCAGGACCGCATCTTCCACGCCCTCGCCGTGCTCTACGGCATCGTCTCCGTCGTCGCGCTT GTCCAATTGATCAGAATCGAGTGTAGGGTGCCCGAGTACGGGTGGACGACGCAGAAGGTGTTCCATTTCCTTAACTTCATCGTGAATGGCG TGCGGGCTATCGTATTTGTGCTGCGGCGAAACGTGCAGCTGATACAACCAGAG ATACTTCAACATGTGGTTCTTGACATGCCTGGGCTTGCGTTCTTCACTACATACGCGCTTTTGGTGCTATTCTGGGCCGAGATTTACTATCAG GCACGTGCGATGTCGACTGATGGGCTGAGGCCAACTTTCTATTGGATCAATGGGGTGGTGTATGCAATTCAG ATAATTCTGTGGTTGGTTTTGTGGTGGAAACCAGTTCGAATTATGGTCATATTGTCCAAGATGTTCTTTGCAG GCGTATCACTGTTTGCAGCTTTTGGGTTCCTTCTGTATGGTGGGAG GCTATTCCTCATGTTGCAACGTTTTCCCGTAGAATCAAAAGGAAGACGGAAGAAATTGCAGGAG GTTGGCTATGTCACTACCATCTGCTTTACTTGTTTCTTGATCAGATGTGTCATG ATGTGTCTCAATGCATTTGATAAAGCAGCTGATCTTGATGTTCTGAGCCATCCGATTCTGAATTTCTTTTATTACCTG CTGGTCGAGATCGTACCTTCAGCTATGGTTCTGTTTATACTAAGGAAACTGCCCCCAAAACGTGGGATCACGCAGTACCATCCTATCCATTAG